A window of the Fusarium poae strain DAOMC 252244 chromosome 3, whole genome shotgun sequence genome harbors these coding sequences:
- a CDS encoding hypothetical protein (BUSCO:32412at5125) translates to MTKPRLIILVRHGQSEGNKNREIHQTVPDHRVKLTPEGWSQAHDAGRRLRSLLRPDDTLQFFTSPYRRTRETTEGILETLTSDEDSPSPFRRNNIKVYEEPRLREQDFGNFQPCSAEMERMWQERADYGHFFYRIPNGESAADAYDRVSGFNESLWRQFGEDDFPSVCVLVTHGLMSRVFLMKWYHFTVEYFEDLRNINHCEFLIMRKQENQKYLLENKLRTWSDLRRERKDKKEKDDDKDCSKLPRTKTFVVTRRWGGCPNGCDHGRGYAKREDLEVMRKKDHENGGPAPYGESACADEIVTTIINRKQKSRGDRVESKGESDTPVIPDDDGDDDDDGPEIDISSNHEGKSVSDINDTPSVISSSEYIQSPYLHIGRDGGGSYSGHTSAAETDNNSSEDENISLHRIASLNAHQNKNANDQNDKSICDHQKPLLKAGPERLTYTSDKDCTDDSYVRSNRLGDASTDTSLDGDADHFDDLDHAEKEDRSIRGSVY, encoded by the exons ATGACCAAACCACGGTTGATCATCTTGGTTCGCCACGGCCAATCTGAAGGCAACA AGAACCGCGAAATTCATCAGACCGTCCCCGATCACCGGGTCAAACTCACCCCGGAAGGCTGGAGCCAAGCCCACGATGCCGGACGCCGACTCCGAAGCCTTCTTCGACCTGACGATACTCTTCAATTCTTCACCTCTCCCTACCGCCGAACTCGAGAGACTACAGAGGGAATCCTCGAAACCCTGACCTCTGACGAAGACTCCCCATCACCCTTCCGCCGAAATAACATCAAGGTGTACGAAGAACCTCGACTACGTGAGCAGGACTTTGGCAACTTCCAGCCATGCAGTGCGGAGATGGAGCGTATGTGGCAGGAGAGGGCCGATTACGGCCACTTCTTCTACCGCATACCTAATGGCGAGAGTGCTGCCGATGCTTACGATCGTGTTAGTGGCTTCAACGAGAGCTTGTGGCGGCAATTCGGCGAAGATGATTTTCCCAGTGTTTGCGTTTTAG TGACTCATGGTCTCATGTCTCGTGTATTTCTCATGAAGTGGTATCATTTCACCGTCGAATATTTTGAAGATCTTCGCAACATAAATCACTGCGAGTTCCTCATTATGCGCAAACAGGAGAACCAGAAATACCTTCTTGAGAACAAACTACGAACATGGTCTGATCTACGACGAGAGCGAAaggacaagaaagaaaaagacgacGACAAGGATTGCTCCAAGCTGCCACGTACCAAGACTTTTGTCGTGACACGACGTTGGGGTGGATGTCCCAACGGCTGTGATCACGGCCGTGGCTATGCCAAGCGCGAGGATCTAGAGGTGATGCGAAAGAAGGACCATGAGAATGGCGGTCCCGCACCTTACGGAGAGTCCGCGTGTGCGGATGAGATAGTCACAACAATCATTAACCGGAAGCAAAAGTCTCGAGGCGACCGCGTCGAAAGCAAGGGTGAGAGTGACACCCCTGTGATCcccgatgatgatggtgatgatgatgatgatggtccTGAGATCGACATCTCCTCAAACCATGAAGGCAAATCTGTTTCTGACATCAACGACACTCCTTCAGTCATTTCCTCCAGCGAATACATCCAGTCTCCCTACCTACATATCGGTCGCGATGGGGGCGGTAGCTACTCGGGCCACACCTCCGCTGCCGAGACGGACAACAACTCGTCGGAGGATGAGAACATCAGCTTACACCGAATCGCCTCCCTAAACGCCCACCAAAACAAGAATGCCAACGACCAAAACGACAAGTCCATATGCGACCACCAGAAACCTCTCCTCAAAGCTGGCCCCGAGCGTTTGACCTACACGAGCGACAAAGACTGCACAGATGACTCATACGTTCGATCCAACCGACTTGGCGATGCCTCTACTGACACTTCCCTCGATGGCGACGCCGATCATTTTGATGATTTGGACCATGCAGAGAAAGAGGATCGCAGCATTCGCGGAAGTGTGTATTGA